Below is a window of Bernardetia sp. DNA.
AACATAAGTATAAGGCTGGCGAGCTTTCAAGCCCCACATAGTGCGAATCTGACTCATAATATCTTCTACACTATTGCCCTGCATCATCCATTCTGCCACCATCCGAACTCTTCTCTGTTTCTCTACTTGATCGACGGTTCTTTTCGCTCTATTCTTTGTTTTTACTGGTTTATCAGTTACTGACTCCTGTTTCGTATCATTTTTTGCCATTTTTTATGCTATAATATTTCTAATCACTGCCTCCACTCGGCTCAACAGCTCACATTCAATATCTACTCGTTCTACTTTCTTTAGATACTCCTCTAATTCATTGCCCTTATAAAAAGGAGGACTAGGGATAGGATGTCCTTCTTGCTTTTCTTTTAGAATATCCAATTCTTCTTTGATGTATTTCTTTAAAGCAACAGGATCATTTTTTTCTGAGAAGGCAGTCTCAATAATCCTTTTGATTCTAAAGAGCAGCTCATACTCTATTTTGTACCTATCTGCCTGTTTCATATAGAAATGAATTTCTACATCGGAGAGCATATTCGGATAAGGTAGAGGATAGCGTTTACTTTTCTGAGTTATTAGTTCTATCTCAGTATGGATGTAATCAAAAATGCGTTGCCCTTGCGATATTTCATTATTCATAACTATATTTTTAATAAATTAGCTGTATAATTACAAATTTAATAAAAATAGTGTATTATTATTATCAATATCATAATTAAAAAGATAGCTATGCAGGAGAAAGAAATAAGAGATAGGATCTTGAAAATGGAAAAAATAAACTGGCAAGAGCTGGAGTTTATACAACAAGAAGATTTTAAAGAGCTTCCTAAAACGGAAAGACAACGTCTCAAAGCCAGTTTTGTAGAGAATAACTTTGCTGATCCCTTCAAGATATGGGAAGACCAAGACGGAAAAAGGTATTGTTTGGATGGCAAACACAGAACGCTACTTTTAAAGGAACTCATTGAAGAAGGAGTAGATGTGCCTTTACTACTTCCTGCGCTCTTTATGGAGTGTGAGGATAAAAAAGATGCTGCTCGTTTAGTTTTGGTGTATTCATCATCGTATGCTAGTATTACCTATGATGGAATGAATGCCTTTGTGCAAAATTATGATTTAGAGCTTAGTGAGCTCAAAGAGTTTATCAACCTTCCCAAACTCTCCTTTGACAAACTAGAGCAAAAGTTTGATTATCATAACCTCAGTGATACAACCAAAGAAGAAGAGGAGGAAGACCCAACAGAAAAAATGGAAGCACTCTCCGATCTAGAATTATGGGTACAAGCAGGAGATATATATGAGTTGGGAGGCAAGCATCGTCTGTATTGTGGTTCATTCAAAGATGAGAAAGAAGTGGCTATACTTATGGATGGAAAGCAAGCCAGAGTCGTATTTACTGATCCTCCTTACAATCTACCTACTAATTTCTTTAGTGGAAAGGGAAAAGTAACCCATACCGATTTTGCAGAGGGAGCAGGAGAGATGTCAGATGATGAGTTTGCCTTGTTTATTCAGCAGATTTATGAAACAGCTGTAAAACATAGTGTGGATGGAGCTATTATTTATTTGTGTATGGATTTTAGACACGCTTGGCACGTTTGTCAAGGAGCTTATCCAGTTTTCAAAACAAGAGAACCCAAGCAGTTATTGGTATGGAATAAATCACAGGCTGGCAATGGCAGTTTTTACAGAGCCAAGCACGAGCTTATTTTTATCTATAAAAAAGGAAAAGCAAAACACACTTCTAAACTAGGACTAGCTGACAGGTTCAGAGCTAATGTAGTAGAATACCCTATTGCCAGTAGTTTCTCCAACCCAGATAGAGAGGTA
It encodes the following:
- a CDS encoding DNA-methyltransferase, with product MQEKEIRDRILKMEKINWQELEFIQQEDFKELPKTERQRLKASFVENNFADPFKIWEDQDGKRYCLDGKHRTLLLKELIEEGVDVPLLLPALFMECEDKKDAARLVLVYSSSYASITYDGMNAFVQNYDLELSELKEFINLPKLSFDKLEQKFDYHNLSDTTKEEEEEDPTEKMEALSDLELWVQAGDIYELGGKHRLYCGSFKDEKEVAILMDGKQARVVFTDPPYNLPTNFFSGKGKVTHTDFAEGAGEMSDDEFALFIQQIYETAVKHSVDGAIIYLCMDFRHAWHVCQGAYPVFKTREPKQLLVWNKSQAGNGSFYRAKHELIFIYKKGKAKHTSKLGLADRFRANVVEYPIASSFSNPDREVLENHPTPKPVQMVSDVCLDVSDEKEIIIDWFMGSGTTIMGAEATGRIAYGTEIEPKYVQLILNRYHKKYPDQEIKCLNRENVEMKWTL